The Clarias gariepinus isolate MV-2021 ecotype Netherlands chromosome 26, CGAR_prim_01v2, whole genome shotgun sequence sequence TTTCACAAACAACTGGAACTACAACCACAAGTCTGGCTACAACAACCACTACAGCTGCCACTACAACAACCACAAGTTTACCTACAACAACTACTACAGCCGGCACTACAACAACCACAAGTCCGGCTACAACAACTACTACAGCGGGCACTACAACAACCACAAGTCCGCCTACAACAACTACTACAACAGCCACCACAACAACCACAAGTTCGTCTACAACAACTACTACAAGTGgcacaacaacaaccacaagTTCACCTACAACAACTACTACAAGTGGCACTACAACAACCACAAGTTCGCCTACAACCACAACTACAAGCGGCACTACAACAACCACAAGTTCGCCTACAACCACAACTACAAGCGGCACTACAACAACCACAAGTTCGCCTACAACCACAACTACAAGCGGCACTACAACAACCACAAATTCCACTGCAAACACAACTACAAGTGGCACTACAACAACCACAAATTCAACTGCAAACACAACTACAACCGGCACTACAACCATCACTACAACAGTTGCACCGGCTGCGACTTTCAGCTTGAGCTTTAAGATCCTTCAAACATTTGTTCCAGCGCTGTCTAATTCCAGTTCTCCAGAGTTCATATCACTGGCTAAAAATATCACAGATCAGGTGGGTTTTAGAGATAATGCACCTTATTAATGCCAGGTTTAACTTATGTACAAATCTGAGCTTTTGTAAATCTCAACACTTTATCCTTTATGTCTAAATAACAGAGATATCACTgggtttgatgtttttttggtcacttttcttctttgtctttttttaggTGACACCAATATACAAGGCAAAATTTAAGAACTTCCTCCGCATTAGAATTCTCTCATTTAAGTAAgaatctgattactttttatacatattttaatgattaaatttgaCATCCACTGGGTCCTAGCAGTGGGTcctgttatttatttctttattattattattattattattattattattatccctaAACCTCTGTATTTAGATTGTGAAAGAGGCTGGCTTTCCTAGTATCAGTTATAAACTCTTGGactgatttaaaaatgtgttagctgatattactaataatacgtacagtatgtctgaAGTAATTGTTGCTAGATTCCATGTTTGTAGCTTTTATTGTGTGAATTTAAATCTCAATGTGACAGTGTTTAGTCAAAGTTAAATCAGTTTATAAACTATTCTGTGTCTTTTCAGGAATGGTTCCATTGATACAAATAGCGAGTTGTCGTTCAGTTCATCTACTAATGCCAACAACGTGATATCTGCCTTCAACGAGTCACTTAGCAACTTCACTTTTCAGGTTGATCCAGCTTCGCTCAGTGTCAAGGAGAGTGAGTATacacttgtttttgtttaatattttatattttaattcaagctttaataaatagataatgATAAACTTACATATTAATCTTTGAAAATTCTAACAGTCAGGTTTGACCTGAGAAATGGAGAAATTATTAACAAAGCGTTCTGTTTGCTGGCAAGAGCTTTAGTTTTAAACTTCAGGGATACAATAATAATCAGAACTACTTAAGCTTCACAGTCCCGTCttcatttacagtaataaacCGTATATAGTCCATTTGAACTCCTATTGTCCACTATTCTGTTCTAAACATGCTCAATTTCTCTGACTTTTTCCCCGAAACACCCAACACTACAGCGACCCCAACAACCACGACTGCTTCACCAATAAGTCAAGTTTTCAGCTTGATCTTCAGCATCAATAGCACCTTCTTCGCAGCGCTGGCTGATACGTCCTCCTCACTGTTTGCAGCATACGCTTCAAATATCACTTCTCAGGtatgttttagtgtgtgtgtgtgtgtgtgtgtgtgtgtgtgcagggcaTGTCTGACTTTTTTGTcccctttttaaatttttttttcatttcagtaaAACCAGATTGAATTTGCATAATTACACAATTCTGTATGAATTTGAGCATGTGTAAGTCTGAACATGGGTTACTGTTTCTGTAacagtgtttaagtgtgtatcagtggctttgatgttttttttgatCACCTGATTTACTGATTTACTTTTCTTCTTTATAGATCGAACCCTTATACAGAACAGCCTATTCGAACTTCGCCCGCATGCAGATTCTCACATTTAGGTAGGAAAGAAGACACGGCTCTGAAAatttatctgtttgtttattaaggATTACATCataatctgtataaataatctgtataaataatctgtataaataatCTGTATAAATAACCCTCATCCGTACATTTGTCCTTTCAGCAATGGTTCAACCGTGGTCCAGAGCCTCCTGTTTATCAATTCTAATGGTTCAGATGTTAATGTCACCAGTATTAGGAACACACTGATCAATGGACTGAACAGCTTGAACTTTACTGTGCTTTCGAACTCCGTCACTGTCACCCAGACCTTTGGTCAGTAGACACTTTACTGTGTTACTCACTAATTCGTGTTTATTAATTTCAAATCAAACAAACTCACCCTAACAGTAGTTTATAATTATTGATGTATTCTAGATTTGAATACGTTTTTGTGAATTTAATTGTATGTCCTGTACATATTTGTGTGTTGCAGGTAACTCCATGTCCCCAGTGATCGGCAGCCCACTTTCCATGATGTGGATGTCACTTCTATCACTCCTACTTACAGTCGCATTGCGTCATTAGACCTGATTTAAAAACCTCTGTGATTATTTCTAACTATCTGATCTATTTTTACTGCAGTGAATACATGAATATGTAACATGAAATTTAACTTAAAGGAATAAAGGAATAAAGGGATAAAGGAATAAAGGGATAAAGGGAGAACCGTTTGGATAAAAAATCATCAGTCATGagcaatataaatattttgactGATTGAAACTGGGATTTAATGAGGGCGAATGCCTGAACATTTCTCTATGTCTAAATAGTTCTAAGGATAGTCTCTTATTTAATACCTTTAAATCTATAGATAAATGTATGGGAACAACAGCTTTTTAATGTACAGGGTAAATTAATGCATGGTCAAAATAGTCCTTTATTTGTCTGCTTATGTATATCTTCTGTAGATCAATGTGCAATGGCTGTAAACATTTTATCAAATAAACTTTGCACAAATTATTTGTGTAATTTTCATTGAAACTGAACTGGTGGACAAAACCAAAGTGTTCATGAAATGAAAAGCTTTATGCTGATGAATCACACGGCCCGCTCCAGTACTGATGTGTGTCAGGGCGTTTGATAATCAATATTCCACATTTAGCCCTCGAAACTTTTAAACTGAGTTTAAACACAAGTGGAAATTCCCTGAAGGTTccatatataaaaaattctttaaaagcgtgttcaagtcaaagtgggacttttgatcaTGCAGAATGACAGAATACAGTCCTgaaactccctttatgtctctatataatcccctgatacactaatacacttatcccagtgtctcactagtgcttggacaccatcagggtagaaTGTCCTCTCAGGACACCAGAGCCACACTGTTCCTGTAACCTGTTCCTATTCCTGTAATGCACAAGTGATGGTTCCCACAGATGCGTCTTTTCTGTGAGTTGGTGACGAGTTTTCTAATGATTTCCAGGAACCAGGCATTCCACTTGAGAAATGTTCAgactgaagtcttctgtaaatgtcaatcactttacCTCCTTCATCTACCAGACATTTAAtcataagtcctggtttgactcgaacgccacTCATAATTTAGGTGGCTATAAAACAAGTCTGCATGTTTAACTCATAGAGTACGACTGTAGTGTTCCTTGGATTAAATGCCTAAGTTGGGAAGATGTTAGTGAAGGTCTGAAGATTCCTGATTCAATGCTGGTTTTggccaattcaattcaattagattctattcaattctattctattctattctattctattttatttgtatcgcAGTTTTAACTattattgttgcaaagcagctttacaaaatcatggAAGTTTATTTACCGAGTTTATATTtgtgttgtatttctggggGATTATGTGAAGAGaaactgtatttttgttaataaatctTATATAAATCTGAGATATCAGCGTACACATTCATCTGCATTTGCATTCATCAAAACTCTGCAATgtgaaagaacatgcaaacattttacattcactataAGGCCTATTCACCAGCATATTTCAGGCATTCACAGACcccatgcattgtgctatgtcgTAATCTGAATATGTTATGAGTGAAATGAAGCCGTTCACTTCGGTgcacactttcactttacacTGTTGATCACCTGATCAAAATGAGCCgatatatttatgtaaggaaaaaaaatagacagaCATTCATCAGCACATCACTCCCCCAAACAACGCAGCAATTAGCCTTTACGTACATCTGTATAGAGCCGTTTACATAACGCCTGCATGTGAATGGAGACAAGAATCTGACAtacgtctgtttttttttttacattaattaattaacaaacatttatttggcaataaaacatatactgtttgtgtacatatttttttctgcattgctgATATGATTTCATTTACAAAACGGAAGAGAAATAAAGTGCTTGGCATCGTCGACCccaccggtgctgttgaccttaacaattgtcattgtcacaaagcagtgttacacaatcaaaagaattatttaagtttatatgagacgtgagtgtgtgtgaatcagaatgatcagatcgtccctgacgaacgagccgagggtgttgaggaaaaaaattccctgagatggtgataggaagaaaccttccCCAGTGAACCAAAAATACTCTTCAGTggattacaaatatattgaaatcctcgataatacactgcaaatatactaacaaaaagtatataatacataaaaagtctactaacatcatgcttttaccaaattttggaattaaacttcaaataaactttaaaataattgtattatagtacactttccaaaaatatattataggaaaattcactttaagtgaaaggtttatttaatttccgaattatacttatttaaacttgtttttcaatgtattttttatatataaaaaaatgattgtacaaatgtacagaaagtacacaTTAGAATACAATGTTTAATATACGGTAGTCTcggtatattatcagttaaatttaaatgtacttattcataaTTACTTGTTTTTGCTTATAATAAGTGCACTACGCTCTAGTGCGCGCCCGCTCATTTTTGCACGCTGAAAATCACTTTTGCGCCTGCAAGATAATTTATGTGTGATTAAACTCTGTCTCTTCTGTGCGCGCATTATCATAAAGCTACACttgtttatatttagtgcactacgtTTGTTAGGTAATTTGCAATTAAGTACATCGTTtcaactatagaatgtattgtctaatgtgttgttgctaaatcttctgtactttgcttgtggtataatgctccgtagctctcggcctgtttttaGTCTCtaaacaaatactgtacctgtacactctaatactgacgtctgtgtccacacaccaggtttaaacaaatactgtacctgtacactctaatactgacgtctgtctgtgtccacacaccaggtttaaactaatactgtacctgtatactctaatactgacgtctgtgtccacgcaccaggtttaaactaatactgtacctgtatactctaatactgacgtctgtgtccacgcaccaggtttaaactaatactgtacctgtatactctaatactgatgtctgtctgtgtccacacaccgggtttaaactaatactgtccctgtatactctaatactgacgtctgtctgtgtccacacaccaggtttaaactaatactgtacctgtatactctaatactgacgtctgtctgtgtccacacaccaggtttaaactaatactgtacctgtatactctaataatgacgtctgtctgtgtccacgcaccgggtttaaactaacactgtccctgtatactctaatactgatgtccgtctgtgtccactcaccgggtttaaactaatactgtacctgtacactaTAATACTGActtctgtgtccacacaccgggtttaaactaatactgtacctgtacactctaatactgacgtctgtctgtgtccacacaccgggtttaaactaatactgtacctgtatactctaatactgacgtctgtctgtgtccacacaccgggtttaaactaatactgtacctgtacactctaatactgacgtctgtctgtgtccacacaccgggtttaaactaatactgcacctgtatactctaatactaatgtctgtctgtgtccacacaccgggtttaaactaatactgcacctgtatactctaatactaatgtctgtctggtttaaactaatactgcacCCTAATactatactctaatactgatgtctgtctttctttagacaacagtttatattttagtttgtgtgtttgagacAATCTGATGTTTTGTTGAACAGAAATAAACTATAGGACaaggttttttaaattaaatcttgatTGAGTTgaaatcatgaataaaatctgcctcagtaatgtaatgtgatgtgtttcaaaaacatgttatcgtgtagaaaatgcatttagtatttgtaaattattttaaacacctttagtgtactgtatttttgttaataaatctTATATAAATCTGAGATATCAGCGTACACATTCATCAGCATTTGCATTCATCAAAACTCTGCAACATGAAACaacatgcaaacattttacattcactataAGACTTATTCACCAGCATATTTCAGGCATTCACAGACcccatgcattgtgctatgtcgTAATCTGAATATGTTATGAGTGAAATGAAGCCGTTCACTTCGGTgcacactttcactttacacTGTTGATCACCTGATCAAAATGAGCCgatatatttatgtaaggaaaaaaaattgacagaCATTCATCAGCACATCACTCCCCCAAACAACGCAGCAATTAGCCTTTACGTACATCTGAATAGAGCCGTTTACATAACGCCTGCATGTGAATGGAGACAAGAATCTGACAtacgtctgtttttttttttacattaattaattaacaaacatttatttggcaataaaacatatactgtttgtgtacatatttttttctgcattgctgATATGATTTCATTTACAAAACGGAAGAGAAATAAAGTGCTTGGCATCGTCGACCccaccggtgctgttgaccttaacaattgtcattgtcacaaagcagtgttacacaatcaaaagaattatttaagtttatatgagacgtgagtgtgtgtgaatcagaatgatcagatcgtccctgacgAATGAGCCGAGGGtgttgaggaaaaaaattcCCTGAGATGGTGATGGGAAGAAACCTTCCCCAGTGAACCAAAAATACTCTTCAGTggattacaaatatattgaaatcctcgataatacactgcaaatatactaacaaaaagtatataatacataaaaagtctactaacatcatgcttttaccaaattttggaattaaacttcaaataaactttaaaataattgtattatagtacactttccaaaaatatattataggaaaattcactttaagtgaaaggtttatttaatttccgaattatacttatttaaacttgtttttcaatgtattttttatatataaaaaaatgattgtacaaatgtacagaaagtacacaTTAGAATACAATGTTTAATATACGGTAGTCTcggtatattatcagttaaatttaaatgtacttattcataaTTACTTGTTTTTGCTTATAATAAGTGCACTACGCTCTAGTGCGCGCCCGCTCATTTTTGCACGCTGAAAATCACTTTTGCGCCTGCAAGATAATTTATGTGTGATTAAACTCTGTCTCTTCTGTGCGCGCATTATCATAAAGCTACACttgtttatatttagtgcactacgtTTGTTAGGTAATTTGCAATTAAGTACATCGTTtcaactatagaatgtattgtctaatgtgttgttgctaaatcttctgtactttgcttgtggtataatgctccgtagctctcggcctgtttttaGTCTCtaaacaaatactgtacctgtacactctaatactgacgtctgtgtccacacaccaggtttaaacaaatactgtacctgtacactctaatactgacgtctgtctgtgtccacacaccaggtttaaactaatactgtacccgtatactctaatactgacgtctgtctgtgtccacacaccaggtttaaactaatactgcacctgtatactctaatactaacgtctgtctgtgtccacacaccaggtttaaactaatactgtacctgtatactctaatcctgatgtctgtctgtgtccacacaccaggtttaaactaatactgtacccgtatactctaatactgacgtctgtgtccacacaccgggtttaaactaatactgtatctgtacactctaatactgacgtctgtctgtgtccacacaccgggtttaaactaatactgtacctgtatactctaatactgacgtctgtgtccacacaccgggtttaaactaatactgtacctgtacactctaatactgacgtctgtctgtgtccacacaccgggtttaaactaatactgtacctgtacactctaatactgacgtctgtctgtgtccacacaccgggtttaaactaatactgtacctgtatactctaatactgacgtctgtgtccacacaccgggtttaaactaatactgtacccgtatactctaatactgacgtctgtctgtgtccacacaccgggtttaaactaatactgtacccgtatactctaatactgacgtctgtctgtgtccacacaccaggtttaaactattactgtacccgtatactctaatactgacgtctgtctgtgtccacacaccaggtttaaactaatactgtacccatatactctaatactgacgtctgtctgtgtccacacaccaggtttaaactattactgtacccgtatactctaatactgacgtctgtctgtgtccacacaccaggtttaaactaatactgtacctgtatactctaatactgacgtctgtctgtgtccacacaccaggtttaaactaatactgtacctgtatactctaatactgatgtctgtctgtgtccacgcaccgggtttaaactaatactgtacccgtatactctaatactgacgtctgtctgtgtccacgcaccgggtttaaactaatactgtacccgtatactctaatactgacgtctgtctgtgtccacacaccaggtttaaactattactgtacccgtatactctaacactgatgtctgtctgtgtccacacaccgggtttaaactaatactgtacctgtatactctaatactgatgtctgtctgtgtccacgcaccgggtttaaactaatactgtacccgtatactctaatactgacgtctgtctgtgtccacgcaccgggtttaaactaatactgtacccgtatactctaatactgacgtctgtctgtgtccacacaccaggtttaaactattactgtacccgtatactctaacactgatgtctgtctgtgtccacacaccgggtttaaactaatactgtacctgtatactctaatactgacgtctgtctgtgtccacacaccaggtttaaactaatactgtccctgtatactctaatactgacgtctgtctgtgtccacacaccaggtttaaactaatactgtacctgtatactctaatactgacgtctgtctgtgtccacacaccaggtttaaactaatactgtacctgtatactctaatactgacgtctgtgtccacacaccaggtttaaactaatactgtacccgtatacgctaatactgacgtctgtctgtgtccacacaccaggtttaaactaatactgtacatgtatactctaatactgacgtctgtctgtgtccacgcaccgggtttaaactaatactgtacctgtatactctaatactgatgtctgtgtccacacaccaggtttaaactaatactgtacctgtatactctaatactgacgtctgtgtccacacaccaggtttaaactaatactgtacctgtatactctaatactgacgtctgtctgtgtccacgcaccgggtttaaactaacactgtccctgtatactctaatactgacgtctgtgtccacacaccaggtttaaactaatactgtacctgtataccctaatactgacgtctgtctgtgtccacgcaccgggtttaaactaacactgtccctgtatactctaatactgacgtctgtctgtgtccacacaccaggtttaaactaatactgtacctgtatactctaatactgacgtctgtctgtgtccacgcaccgggtttaaactaacactgtccctgtatactctaatactgacgtctgtctgtgtccacacaccaggtttaaactaatactgtacctgtatactctaatactgacgtctgtctgtgtccacgcaccgggtttaaactaacactgtccctgtatactctaatactgacgtctgtctgtgtccacacaccaggtttaaactaatactgtacctgtatactctaatactgacgtctgtctgtgtccacacaccaggtttaaactaatactgtacctgtatactctaataatgacgtctgtctgtgtccacgcaccgggtttaaactaatactgtacctgtacactctaataatgacgtctgtctgtgtccacgcaccgggtttaaactaacactgtccctgtatactctaatactgacgtctgtctgtgtccacacaccaggtttaaactaatactgtacctgtatactctaatactgatgtctgtctgtgtccacacaccgggtttaaactaa is a genomic window containing:
- the LOC128514258 gene encoding uncharacterized protein LOC128514258, with protein sequence MDWWIMLTFMCLILAPKAISQTTGTTTTSLATTTTTAATTTTTSLPTTTTTAGTTTTTSPATTTTTAGTTTTTSPPTTTTTTATTTTTSSSTTTTTSGTTTTTSSPTTTTTSGTTTTTSSPTTTTTSGTTTTTSSPTTTTTSGTTTTTSSPTTTTTSGTTTTTNSTANTTTSGTTTTTNSTANTTTTGTTTITTTVAPAATFSLSFKILQTFVPALSNSSSPEFISLAKNITDQVTPIYKAKFKNFLRIRILSFKNGSIDTNSELSFSSSTNANNVISAFNESLSNFTFQVDPASLSVKETTPTTTTASPISQVFSLIFSINSTFFAALADTSSSLFAAYASNITSQIEPLYRTAYSNFARMQILTFSNGSTVVQSLLFINSNGSDVNVTSIRNTLINGLNSLNFTVLSNSVTVTQTFGNSMSPVIGSPLSMMWMSLLSLLLTVALRH